Proteins from one Syngnathoides biaculeatus isolate LvHL_M chromosome 8, ASM1980259v1, whole genome shotgun sequence genomic window:
- the eif2a gene encoding eukaryotic translation initiation factor 2A isoform X2: MSDLPRCDVCPVWFCFRHVNMATPVPLLAVCESDRTSLLCGPPTFREHPTFPRDGGGSRNLTFSRDGSLLAWCNGHGVSVVRTSDGSSVATLALPKTTLLRFSPLADILVTWQPYTKSAEAAQGDANLRLWELPGAGLRKALFQKKAEAWCPSWSQDEKVAVRIVSNELHFFEDNDFNVIANKLHVQKISNFELSPGSHPFKVCVYVPGNKGLPSFVRVFQYPQFGGPGAALATKSFFKADRVNMLWNKKASAVLVTASTEVDKSGASYYGEQTLHYLHVGGETALVQLPKNGPIYDVAWSPNSSEFCVVYGFMPAKATVFNLKCDPVFDFGTGPRNAVYYSPQGHILVLAGFGNLRGQMEVWDAKKYKQVSKCQAPDATHFSWCPDGEHVVTATCAPRLRVGNGFKVCHYTGAVAHEHQTPAGSELWEVRWQSFPDGTFPERPVRRQTPAARTDAPAQAYRPPALRHLPAAPTSKLHEEEAPQNARQSDKALSKAALKNQKKREARKAAKQESKPEAQLPSDPAPITDSQSTETCGDLETDRKIKNVKKKLKAIEELKEQQASGKVLQKNQLEKMQKEDQLLEELRKLHLQP, translated from the exons ATGAGCGACCTGCCTCGTTGTGACGTATGTCCGGTCTGGTTCTGCTTCCGGCACGTGAACATGGCGACCCCAGTGCCGCTCTTAGCAG tttgtGAGTCGGACAGGACGTCGCTGCTTTGCGGCCCGCCGACCTTCCGGGAACACCCCACCTTCCCCAG AGATGGCGGCGGGAGCCGGAACTTGACGTTCAGCCGTGACGGTTCACTGTTGGCGTGGTGCAACGGACACGG CGTTTCGGTGGTGCGGACGTCGGACGGCTCCTCGGTGGCCACGTTGGCGCTGCCCAAGACGACGCTACTGCGGTTCTCGCCTCTCGCCGACATCCTGGTCACCTGGCAGCCGTACACCA AGAGCGCCGAGGCGGCTCAGGGCGACGCCAACCTTCGGCTGTGGGAGCTGCCCGGCGCTGGCCTGCGCAAAGCTTTGTTCCAGAAGAAGGCAGAAGCCTG GTGTCCCAGCTGGTCTCAAGACGAGAAAGTGGCCGTGAGAATTGTCAGCAACGAGCTGCACTTCTTTGAGGACAACGACTTCA ACGTCATCGCCAACAAGCTTCACGTGCAGAAAATTTCCAACTTTGAGCTTTCACCGGGAAGTCACCCTTTCAAG GTGTGCGTATACGTCCCGGGCAACAAAGGGCTGCCGTCCTTTGTGCGAGTGTTCCAGTACCCGCAGTTTGGAGGACCTGGTGCCGCTCTGGCCACCAAGAGCTTCTTCAAGGCTGACCGTGTCAACATGCTATGGAACAAAAAAG CGTCGGCCGTGCTGGTGACAGCGAGCACCGAGGTGGACAAGAGCGGAGCGTCGTACTACGGAGAGCAGACGCTCCACTACCTCCACGTCGGCGGAGAGACGGCGCTGGTTCAGCTGC CCAAAAATGGTCCCATCTACGACGTGGCGTGGAGTCCAAACTCCAGCGAGTTCTGCGTGGTTTACGGCTTCATGCCGGCCAAGGCCACCGTCTTTAACCTCAAGTGTGACCCCGTGTTCGACTTCGGGACCGGACCTCGCAACGCCGTCTACTACAG CCCGCAGGGTCACATCCTAGTCCTGGCCGGATTTGGGAATCTTCGAGGTCAGATGGAAGTTTGGGACGCCAAGAAGTACAAACAG GTGTCCAAATGTCAGGCTCCAGACGCCACTCACTTCTCTTGGTGTCCCGACGGCGAGCACGTGGTCACGGCGACGTGCGCGCCTCGCCTGCGCGTGGGCAACGGCTTCAAGGTGTGCCACTACACGGGCGCCGTGGCGCACGAGCATCAGACGCCCGCCGGGAGCGAGCTGTGGGAGGTCCGCTGGCAGTCCTTCCCGGACGGAACCTTCCCCGAGCGACCGGTCCGCCGCCAGACGCCGGCCGCCCGGACGGACGCGCCCGCTCAGGCCTACAGACCGCCCGCCCTCAGGCACCTGCCGGCTGCTCCCACTTCCAAGCTG caCGAGGAGGAGGCGCCTCAGAATGCGCGTCAGTCCGACAAGGCTTTGTCCAAAGCGGCGCTGAAGAATCAGAAGAAACGAGAAGCAAGAAAAGCTGCCAAGCAG GAGAGCAAGCCCGAGGCCCAGCTGCCCTCTGACCCCGCCCCCATCACCGACAGCCAATCGACAGAGACCTGCGGCGACCTCGAGACGGACAGGAAGATCAAGAACGTCAAGAAG AAGTTGAAAGCCATCGAGGAGCTGAAGGAGCAACAAGCGTCTGGAAAAGTTCTGCAGAAGAACCAG CTGGAGAAGATGCAGAAGGAGGATCAGCTGCTGGAGGAGCTCCGAAAACTGCACCTGCAACCCTGA
- the eif2a gene encoding eukaryotic translation initiation factor 2A isoform X1, with protein sequence MSDLPRCDVCPVWFCFRHVNMATPVPLLAVCESDRTSLLCGPPTFREHPTFPRDGGGSRNLTFSRDGSLLAWCNGHGVSVVRTSDGSSVATLALPKTTLLRFSPLADILVTWQPYTKSAEAAQGDANLRLWELPGAGLRKALFQKKAEAWCPSWSQDEKVAVRIVSNELHFFEDNDFNVIANKLHVQKISNFELSPGSHPFKVTTEMPAWSRGAASLSFLIVPVCECRCSRVRCAYTSRATKGCRPLCECSSTRSLEDLVPLWPPRASSRLTVSTCYGTKKASAVLVTASTEVDKSGASYYGEQTLHYLHVGGETALVQLPKNGPIYDVAWSPNSSEFCVVYGFMPAKATVFNLKCDPVFDFGTGPRNAVYYSPQGHILVLAGFGNLRGQMEVWDAKKYKQVSKCQAPDATHFSWCPDGEHVVTATCAPRLRVGNGFKVCHYTGAVAHEHQTPAGSELWEVRWQSFPDGTFPERPVRRQTPAARTDAPAQAYRPPALRHLPAAPTSKLHEEEAPQNARQSDKALSKAALKNQKKREARKAAKQESKPEAQLPSDPAPITDSQSTETCGDLETDRKIKNVKKKLKAIEELKEQQASGKVLQKNQLEKMQKEDQLLEELRKLHLQP encoded by the exons ATGAGCGACCTGCCTCGTTGTGACGTATGTCCGGTCTGGTTCTGCTTCCGGCACGTGAACATGGCGACCCCAGTGCCGCTCTTAGCAG tttgtGAGTCGGACAGGACGTCGCTGCTTTGCGGCCCGCCGACCTTCCGGGAACACCCCACCTTCCCCAG AGATGGCGGCGGGAGCCGGAACTTGACGTTCAGCCGTGACGGTTCACTGTTGGCGTGGTGCAACGGACACGG CGTTTCGGTGGTGCGGACGTCGGACGGCTCCTCGGTGGCCACGTTGGCGCTGCCCAAGACGACGCTACTGCGGTTCTCGCCTCTCGCCGACATCCTGGTCACCTGGCAGCCGTACACCA AGAGCGCCGAGGCGGCTCAGGGCGACGCCAACCTTCGGCTGTGGGAGCTGCCCGGCGCTGGCCTGCGCAAAGCTTTGTTCCAGAAGAAGGCAGAAGCCTG GTGTCCCAGCTGGTCTCAAGACGAGAAAGTGGCCGTGAGAATTGTCAGCAACGAGCTGCACTTCTTTGAGGACAACGACTTCA ACGTCATCGCCAACAAGCTTCACGTGCAGAAAATTTCCAACTTTGAGCTTTCACCGGGAAGTCACCCTTTCAAGGTGACCACCGAAATGCCGGCCTGGTCTCGGGGGGCCGCCTCCTTGTCCTTCCTCATTGTTCCTGTGTGTGAGTGTCGCTGTTCGCGTGTCAGGTGTGCGTATACGTCCCGGGCAACAAAGGGCTGCCGTCCTTTGTGCGAGTGTTCCAGTACCCGCAGTTTGGAGGACCTGGTGCCGCTCTGGCCACCAAGAGCTTCTTCAAGGCTGACCGTGTCAACATGCTATGGAACAAAAAA AGCGTCGGCCGTGCTGGTGACAGCGAGCACCGAGGTGGACAAGAGCGGAGCGTCGTACTACGGAGAGCAGACGCTCCACTACCTCCACGTCGGCGGAGAGACGGCGCTGGTTCAGCTGC CCAAAAATGGTCCCATCTACGACGTGGCGTGGAGTCCAAACTCCAGCGAGTTCTGCGTGGTTTACGGCTTCATGCCGGCCAAGGCCACCGTCTTTAACCTCAAGTGTGACCCCGTGTTCGACTTCGGGACCGGACCTCGCAACGCCGTCTACTACAG CCCGCAGGGTCACATCCTAGTCCTGGCCGGATTTGGGAATCTTCGAGGTCAGATGGAAGTTTGGGACGCCAAGAAGTACAAACAG GTGTCCAAATGTCAGGCTCCAGACGCCACTCACTTCTCTTGGTGTCCCGACGGCGAGCACGTGGTCACGGCGACGTGCGCGCCTCGCCTGCGCGTGGGCAACGGCTTCAAGGTGTGCCACTACACGGGCGCCGTGGCGCACGAGCATCAGACGCCCGCCGGGAGCGAGCTGTGGGAGGTCCGCTGGCAGTCCTTCCCGGACGGAACCTTCCCCGAGCGACCGGTCCGCCGCCAGACGCCGGCCGCCCGGACGGACGCGCCCGCTCAGGCCTACAGACCGCCCGCCCTCAGGCACCTGCCGGCTGCTCCCACTTCCAAGCTG caCGAGGAGGAGGCGCCTCAGAATGCGCGTCAGTCCGACAAGGCTTTGTCCAAAGCGGCGCTGAAGAATCAGAAGAAACGAGAAGCAAGAAAAGCTGCCAAGCAG GAGAGCAAGCCCGAGGCCCAGCTGCCCTCTGACCCCGCCCCCATCACCGACAGCCAATCGACAGAGACCTGCGGCGACCTCGAGACGGACAGGAAGATCAAGAACGTCAAGAAG AAGTTGAAAGCCATCGAGGAGCTGAAGGAGCAACAAGCGTCTGGAAAAGTTCTGCAGAAGAACCAG CTGGAGAAGATGCAGAAGGAGGATCAGCTGCTGGAGGAGCTCCGAAAACTGCACCTGCAACCCTGA
- the tsen34 gene encoding tRNA-splicing endonuclease subunit Sen34: MSSSPLNQPKTVTGKFTAEMSAKEAESCTRPVRVSPCDSAPLVWRMEDVTAVRSLGLVGALLGSLTRTPRQNGRMGRPLLLLPEEERILDRRCDAAGTAVAQMDADQQVALFQETQRRSYEEQRVLALHEKKSTMIRALGLSRSGSEGDGEDERRRHLEALERNFSFPRSAMAVQLSTARAGLAHLEGAGPTYGTDGRALCRSAADPRSDARCRVFADLRGRGFYLTSAGKFGGDFLVYPGEPLRFHAHFIAVCVCADQRVSLLDLLAVARLGSNVKKTVLLCSPHDHGVTYSSLQWSGMT, encoded by the exons ATGTCGTCCTCTCCCCTAAATCAACCCAAAACTGTGACCGGCAAGTTCAC AGCAGAGATGTCTGCCAAAGAGGCCGAGTCTTGCACGCGGCCCGTTCGCGTCAGTCCCTGTGACTCCGCCCCCCTGGTGTGGCGTATGGAGGACGTGACTGCGGTGCGCTCTCTTGGCCTGGTGGGGGCGCTGCTGGGCTCGCTGACCCGCACCCCCCGGCAGAACGGGCGAATGGGGCGCCCATTGTTGTTGCTGCCTGAGGAAGAGCGAATTCTGGACCGGCGCTGTGACGCCGCCGGGACGGCCGTGGCGCAAATG GACGCAGACCAGCAGGTGGCGCTGTTCCAGGAGACTCAGCGGCGAAGCTACGAGGAGCAGCGAGTCCTCGCTCTGCATGAAAAGAAATCAACTATGATACGCGCGCTCGGCTTGTCGCGCTCAG GGTCAGAGGGCGACGGTGAGGACGAGCGCCGGCGCCACCTGGAGGCCCTGGAGCGCAACTTCAGCTTTCCACGCTCGGCGATGGCCGTCCAGCTGAGCACAGCAAGGGCAGGACTAGCCCACCTAGAGGGGGCGGGGCCCACCTACGGCACGGACGGCCGCGCCCTCTGCCGGTCCGCCGCCGACCCGCGAAGTGACGCCAGGTGCCGGGTGTTTGCGGACCTGAGGGGGCGGGGCTTCTACTTGACGTCGGCTGGGAAGTTTGGCGGAGATTTCCTGGTCTATCCCG GCGAACCTCTTCGCTTTCACGCACACTTCATTgccgtgtgcgtgtgcgcggaCCAGCGAGTGTCGCTATTGGACCTTCTGGCCGTGGCCCGTCTGGGTTCCAACGTCAAGAAGACCGTCCTCTTGTGCTCGCCGCACGACCACGGCGTGACGTACTCGTCGCTCCAGTGGAGCGGGATGACTTGA